From Pontibacter actiniarum, a single genomic window includes:
- the proB gene encoding glutamate 5-kinase, producing MNYQPQLVVVKIGSNVLTQEDGSPDRQRMASLVKQMAFLKEQGIQVVLVSSGAVAFARNNVKIEDKTESVVRKQILASVGQIDIVQSYKELFQEEGHQIAQIVVTPQDFLSRRHYLNIKDCLLGLLNHGIIPIINENDAVAVTELMFTDNDELASMTAAMIDADTLLLLTNVDGIYKGHPSDPGSQLIERVGRRASGVSRYIATSKSTFGRGGMGSKMKMAKKAAYLGIHVYIANGNRDNVLLDFYNGQLKATYFEPESSKPNPKKWVAHSDNYTKGEVIVNEGAKEALHADEAASLLPVGVVGITGNFSKGDIIRIKDENGEKLGLGKAEYGSKKATDRIGLSNQKPIIHYNYLYLFKYHTL from the coding sequence ATGAATTATCAGCCACAGCTAGTTGTCGTAAAAATCGGCTCCAACGTGCTAACCCAGGAGGATGGCTCGCCGGACAGACAACGCATGGCTTCTCTTGTCAAACAAATGGCTTTTCTGAAGGAGCAGGGCATCCAGGTGGTGCTGGTTTCGTCGGGGGCAGTGGCCTTTGCAAGAAACAACGTAAAGATAGAAGACAAAACAGAGTCTGTGGTCAGAAAGCAGATTCTCGCCTCCGTAGGGCAAATAGATATTGTACAGTCCTATAAGGAGCTGTTTCAGGAGGAGGGGCATCAGATTGCCCAGATCGTGGTAACGCCGCAGGATTTTCTCTCGCGCCGCCACTACCTCAACATCAAAGACTGCCTGCTCGGCCTGCTCAACCACGGCATTATCCCGATCATTAACGAGAATGACGCCGTGGCCGTAACCGAGCTGATGTTTACCGATAACGACGAGCTGGCAAGTATGACTGCCGCCATGATTGACGCAGACACACTGCTCCTGCTCACCAACGTGGACGGCATCTACAAAGGCCACCCGAGCGACCCCGGTTCCCAGCTGATCGAGCGCGTTGGCCGCCGGGCGTCCGGCGTGAGCCGCTATATCGCTACCTCCAAATCTACCTTTGGGCGCGGCGGCATGGGCAGTAAAATGAAAATGGCCAAAAAAGCGGCTTACCTGGGCATACACGTGTATATCGCCAACGGTAACCGCGACAATGTGCTCCTGGACTTTTATAACGGGCAGCTGAAGGCGACCTATTTTGAGCCGGAGTCCTCGAAGCCGAACCCTAAGAAGTGGGTGGCGCACAGCGATAACTACACCAAGGGAGAGGTTATCGTGAACGAAGGTGCCAAAGAGGCGCTGCATGCCGATGAGGCCGCCAGTCTGCTGCCGGTTGGTGTGGTGGGCATCACAGGCAACTTCTCGAAAGGCGACATTATCCGCATCAAGGATGAAAACGGTGAGAAACTGGGCCTCGGCAAGGCTGAGTACGGCTCCAAGAAAGCCACAGACCGCATCGGGCTGAGCAACCAGAAGCCGATCATCCATTATAATTATTTGTACTTATTTAAATACCATACCCTATAA
- the proC gene encoding pyrroline-5-carboxylate reductase yields MQTDNVAILGAGNLGKSIAEGLLRNGQYEPENLYVTRRNTKSLQHLKDQGVQVTSDNTFAVRNARFVLLCVQPAHLENVLKEIMPVLDPEKHVLLSVIAGVTIDYITEIVGDFAVVRSMPNTAIAVQQSMTCLAFNDKASLVEDQVKEIFNCVGETLVIEEELMAGATVLCSSGIAFNMRFIRAVTQGGIQLGLDAEDAQKIAVQVSKGASTLLTINKSHPEQEIDKVTTPEGCTITGLNEMEHQGLSSAVIKGLVGSYKRILDLKEQREKESV; encoded by the coding sequence ATGCAGACAGATAACGTAGCTATCCTGGGAGCAGGAAACCTCGGAAAATCAATTGCGGAAGGACTACTTAGAAATGGCCAGTATGAGCCGGAAAACCTCTATGTCACCAGGAGAAACACGAAGTCATTACAGCACCTGAAAGATCAGGGGGTGCAGGTCACTAGCGACAACACATTTGCCGTTAGAAACGCACGCTTTGTGCTGCTCTGCGTACAGCCGGCGCACCTCGAAAATGTACTAAAGGAAATCATGCCGGTGCTGGACCCTGAAAAGCACGTGTTGCTGAGCGTTATTGCCGGTGTTACCATCGATTATATCACAGAGATTGTAGGTGACTTTGCCGTAGTTCGCAGCATGCCGAATACGGCCATTGCCGTGCAGCAGTCCATGACGTGCCTTGCCTTTAACGATAAAGCGAGCCTGGTGGAAGACCAGGTGAAGGAGATCTTTAACTGCGTAGGGGAGACTCTGGTGATTGAGGAGGAGCTGATGGCCGGCGCCACCGTGCTTTGCTCCAGCGGCATCGCCTTTAACATGCGCTTTATCCGTGCCGTAACGCAGGGTGGTATTCAGCTTGGCCTGGATGCCGAAGATGCGCAGAAGATTGCCGTGCAGGTAAGCAAAGGTGCCTCTACCTTGCTCACCATCAATAAATCGCACCCGGAGCAGGAAATCGACAAGGTGACCACGCCGGAAGGCTGCACCATTACAGGCCTTAACGAGATGGAGCACCAGGGCCTGAGCTCTGCTGTTATCAAGGGCCTGGTGGGGTCTTACAAAAGAATCCTCGACCTGAAGGAGCAGCGCGAGAAAGAGTCCGTGTAA
- a CDS encoding TIGR02757 family protein has protein sequence MIQPDLASVKALLDDRVEKYNQPDFIPHDPVSIPHRFTKKQDIEISGFFAAILAWGQRKTIINNCLKLMDLMDNAPHDFILHHREQDLQRFLGFKHRTFNETDLLYLLHFFRWYYARHESLETAFVGERQQLSTQKERLEHFHNLVFSLEDAPQRTRKHVATPARKSACKRLNMYLRWMVRRDNGGVDFGIWQALPMSDLVCPCDVHVERVARRLGLITRPGMDWQTAEELTAHLRTFDPADPVKYDYALFGLGVEEKF, from the coding sequence ATGATACAACCTGATTTAGCCTCTGTAAAAGCTCTGCTCGATGATCGGGTAGAAAAGTACAACCAGCCTGACTTTATACCCCATGACCCGGTGTCGATACCACACCGTTTCACAAAGAAGCAGGACATCGAGATCAGCGGCTTTTTTGCGGCCATACTTGCCTGGGGGCAGCGCAAGACCATCATCAACAACTGCCTCAAACTGATGGACCTCATGGATAACGCCCCGCACGACTTTATACTTCACCACCGGGAGCAGGACCTGCAGCGCTTCCTCGGCTTTAAGCACCGCACCTTTAACGAAACCGACCTGCTTTACCTCCTGCACTTCTTCCGTTGGTACTACGCCCGGCACGAGAGCCTGGAGACGGCCTTTGTGGGGGAGCGTCAGCAGTTAAGCACGCAGAAGGAGCGGCTGGAGCATTTCCATAACCTGGTGTTCAGCTTGGAGGATGCCCCTCAGCGCACGCGCAAGCACGTGGCCACGCCCGCCCGAAAATCTGCCTGCAAACGCCTGAACATGTACCTGCGCTGGATGGTGCGCCGGGATAACGGTGGTGTTGACTTCGGCATCTGGCAGGCGCTGCCGATGAGCGACCTGGTTTGCCCCTGCGATGTGCATGTGGAGCGGGTGGCGCGCCGCCTTGGCCTGATCACCAGACCGGGGATGGACTGGCAGACGGCCGAAGAGCTTACGGCGCACCTGCGAACCTTCGACCCCGCTGACCCTGTGAAGTATGACTATGCGTTGTTCGGCTTAGGGGTGGAGGAGAAGTTCTAG
- the efp gene encoding elongation factor P, which produces MATTADIKNGVVLEYNNDLYVVTDFQHVKPGKGPAFVRTKLKNVRTGKVLDNTFSAGHKITTARVEQRPHQFIFKDDLGYHFMDLNTFEQVSLEDAMVPFADLMKEGQEVTILFHAETETPLTCEIPPFVELTITYTEPGLKGDTATNASKPAIVETGATIQVPLFIGQDEKIKVDTRTYSYAERVK; this is translated from the coding sequence ATGGCAACCACTGCTGATATTAAAAACGGCGTTGTACTTGAATACAACAACGACCTTTACGTGGTAACTGATTTCCAGCACGTAAAACCAGGCAAAGGCCCTGCGTTTGTTAGAACAAAGCTGAAGAACGTAAGAACTGGCAAAGTGCTGGACAATACTTTCTCAGCAGGACACAAGATCACCACTGCCCGTGTGGAGCAGCGCCCGCACCAGTTCATATTCAAAGACGACTTAGGCTACCACTTTATGGACCTAAACACGTTTGAGCAGGTTTCTTTAGAGGATGCGATGGTGCCCTTTGCGGACCTGATGAAAGAAGGACAGGAAGTAACCATCCTTTTCCACGCCGAGACAGAGACGCCATTAACTTGCGAAATCCCTCCGTTTGTTGAACTGACCATTACGTATACTGAACCAGGCCTGAAAGGCGACACAGCCACGAACGCCTCTAAGCCAGCCATCGTGGAGACAGGCGCGACCATCCAGGTGCCGTTGTTCATTGGCCAGGACGAAAAAATTAAAGTAGACACTCGTACGTACTCATACGCAGAAAGAGTTAAATAA
- the accB gene encoding acetyl-CoA carboxylase biotin carboxyl carrier protein, whose translation MKAKEIQDLIDFIAKSGLNKVNIETEEFKISVKRDPDQKVTYVKDSGAAHAAAPAPVAAPQAAPAPAAAPAPAAAPAPASDDSKYVAIKAPMIGTFYRASSPDTPVFVNVGDEVKKGQVICIIEAMKLFNEIESEVSGKIVKVLVDNASPVEYDQPLFLVDPS comes from the coding sequence ATGAAAGCGAAAGAAATCCAGGACCTCATCGACTTTATCGCCAAATCCGGCCTGAATAAAGTTAACATCGAAACAGAAGAATTTAAGATCTCGGTTAAGCGCGATCCGGACCAGAAGGTAACGTATGTGAAGGACTCCGGCGCTGCCCATGCAGCCGCCCCTGCTCCTGTTGCCGCGCCACAGGCTGCACCTGCGCCTGCTGCTGCCCCGGCTCCTGCCGCTGCGCCTGCCCCAGCCTCTGACGACAGCAAGTATGTTGCCATCAAGGCGCCGATGATCGGTACGTTCTACCGCGCCTCCAGCCCAGACACGCCTGTGTTTGTAAACGTAGGCGACGAAGTGAAAAAAGGCCAGGTAATCTGCATCATTGAGGCCATGAAGCTTTTCAATGAGATTGAGTCAGAAGTATCGGGCAAAATTGTGAAGGTGTTGGTAGACAATGCCTCTCCTGTGGAGTATGACCAGCCACTGTTCCTGGTAGATCCATCTTAA
- the accC gene encoding acetyl-CoA carboxylase biotin carboxylase subunit, whose amino-acid sequence MFKKILIANRGEIALRIIRTCKEMGIKTVAVYSTADKESLHVRFADEAVCIGPAPSAQSYLNIPNIIAAAEITNADAIHPGYGFLSENAEFSRICAENGIKFIGASPEMINQMGDKASAKDTMKKAGVPTIPGSDGLLKSVEEGLKIASKIQYPVILKATAGGGGRGMRIVKDASEFEKAWNDARTESKAAFGNDGLYLEKFVVEPRHIEIQLIGDQHGQVAHLSERDCSIQRRHQKLVEETPSPFITDELREKMGQAAIAGAKAINYEGVGTIEFLVDKNRDFYFMEMNTRIQVEHPITEEVIDYDLIKEQIKVAAGHKITGKNYYPKMHAIECRINAEDPKNNFRPSPGKITTLHTPGGHGVRVDSHVYSGYIIPPNYDSMIAKLIVSAQTREEALVKMKRALSEFVIEGIKTTVPFHLKLMDDPGFKEGNFTTKYLEDFDFGAIE is encoded by the coding sequence ATGTTTAAAAAGATACTGATTGCCAACCGTGGTGAGATTGCCCTGCGCATTATCCGCACCTGTAAGGAGATGGGCATCAAAACGGTGGCCGTTTATTCTACTGCCGACAAGGAAAGCCTGCACGTGCGCTTTGCGGACGAAGCCGTTTGTATTGGCCCTGCCCCAAGTGCGCAGTCTTACCTCAACATCCCAAACATTATTGCGGCGGCAGAGATAACAAACGCTGACGCGATTCACCCTGGCTACGGCTTCCTTTCTGAGAACGCGGAGTTTTCGCGCATCTGTGCCGAGAACGGCATCAAGTTCATCGGCGCCTCTCCGGAGATGATCAACCAGATGGGCGACAAGGCATCTGCCAAGGACACCATGAAAAAAGCCGGTGTGCCAACCATCCCAGGCTCTGACGGACTCCTGAAGTCTGTGGAGGAAGGCCTGAAGATTGCCAGCAAGATTCAATACCCTGTTATACTGAAGGCAACTGCCGGTGGCGGTGGCCGTGGTATGCGTATCGTAAAGGATGCCTCTGAGTTTGAGAAGGCCTGGAATGACGCGCGTACCGAGTCTAAGGCAGCCTTTGGCAACGATGGCCTGTACCTGGAGAAATTCGTGGTAGAGCCGCGCCACATCGAGATTCAGCTGATCGGAGACCAGCACGGGCAGGTAGCGCACCTTTCAGAGCGTGACTGCTCTATCCAGCGCCGCCACCAGAAACTGGTGGAAGAGACACCTTCTCCGTTCATCACAGATGAGCTGCGCGAGAAAATGGGCCAGGCTGCCATTGCGGGTGCCAAAGCCATCAACTACGAAGGGGTAGGCACCATTGAGTTCCTCGTGGACAAGAACCGTGACTTCTACTTTATGGAGATGAACACGCGTATCCAGGTGGAGCACCCGATTACCGAAGAGGTGATTGACTACGACCTGATCAAAGAGCAAATCAAGGTAGCAGCAGGCCACAAAATCACGGGCAAGAACTATTACCCTAAGATGCACGCCATCGAGTGCCGCATCAACGCGGAGGACCCTAAAAACAACTTCCGCCCTAGCCCGGGTAAGATCACCACGCTGCACACGCCAGGTGGCCACGGTGTGCGTGTAGACTCACACGTGTACTCCGGCTACATCATTCCGCCGAACTACGATTCCATGATCGCCAAGCTGATCGTGAGCGCGCAGACGCGTGAGGAGGCTCTGGTGAAAATGAAGCGCGCCCTGAGCGAGTTCGTGATCGAAGGCATTAAAACAACTGTGCCTTTCCACCTGAAACTGATGGACGATCCGGGCTTTAAAGAAGGTAACTTCACGACAAAATACCTCGAAGACTTCGACTTCGGCGCTATTGAGTAG
- a CDS encoding DUF6340 family protein, with amino-acid sequence MMKKLLLPMVYCALALAQVGCTSNLYFDTTMAPEVKVSPEQWKVAVINGFDPAALDINRQGKAQAIAEGAYHAYEGVLHAVENDDSFVLVHEDSLFQGVTGDLQPQHVQDLYMRHPHHLLLVLENFNVSFDKEVERVQDENQEVEKIAHYTLQTTATWAMFDSTGLLLDRSTITRQEPYDSRTVISGLLAIGPSYANAIETVNALSHQIGAAYWSRLYPRSGTFTRTLYTNSALSPAVLLMHQRHWDEAIEHLQPLTTSESKSLSGKAAHNLAVAYEQKGKLEEAKKWAVFAKARGAKLANQLLLMYK; translated from the coding sequence ATGATGAAAAAGTTGCTCCTCCCCATGGTTTACTGTGCCCTTGCTTTGGCACAGGTTGGTTGCACCAGTAACCTATATTTCGACACCACCATGGCGCCGGAGGTAAAGGTAAGCCCGGAGCAGTGGAAGGTAGCCGTGATCAATGGCTTTGACCCTGCCGCCCTCGACATAAACCGGCAAGGCAAGGCACAGGCCATCGCCGAGGGGGCTTACCATGCCTACGAAGGCGTGCTGCACGCCGTGGAGAATGATGATAGCTTTGTACTGGTGCACGAGGACAGCCTGTTCCAAGGCGTGACGGGTGATTTGCAGCCGCAGCATGTGCAGGACCTCTACATGCGCCACCCCCACCACCTGCTCCTGGTGTTGGAGAACTTTAACGTGAGCTTTGATAAGGAGGTGGAGCGGGTGCAGGACGAAAACCAGGAGGTAGAAAAAATCGCCCACTACACCCTGCAAACCACCGCAACCTGGGCTATGTTCGACAGCACCGGCCTGCTGCTAGACCGCAGCACCATCACCCGCCAGGAGCCGTATGACTCCCGCACCGTGATAAGCGGGCTACTGGCCATCGGCCCCTCTTACGCCAACGCCATCGAAACGGTAAACGCCCTGAGCCACCAGATCGGGGCTGCTTACTGGTCGCGCCTGTACCCGCGCTCCGGCACGTTTACCCGCACGCTCTACACCAACAGCGCCCTCTCGCCAGCCGTGCTGCTGATGCACCAGCGCCACTGGGATGAGGCAATCGAACATCTACAGCCCCTGACCACCTCTGAGAGTAAAAGCCTGAGCGGCAAGGCCGCACATAACCTGGCCGTGGCGTATGAACAGAAGGGCAAGTTGGAGGAAGCGAAGAAGTGGGCTGTTTTTGCAAAGGCCCGTGGCGCCAAACTTGCCAACCAGCTGCTGCTGATGTATAAATAA
- a CDS encoding M56 family metallopeptidase, which translates to MPAAVLYLLKANLALLLFYVAYRLLLRHLTFYTYNRIYLLAALLLSSLFPLLDLSPLYAQPSQLGAELLILLPNWPAASAATAQVQEHDYWQWLLLGYGAGVLVLLGKFILELASLWRLHRHAAPSVWQGQTYRQLSGQVSPFSFWHTVYLNPQLHTEQELEALLLHEQAHTRQLHTLDVLLGQMAKAVYWCNPAAWLLQQDIRQNLEFIADQQVLQRGVPSKTYQYSLVRAGLLPPDSNLVMCFSFNHIKSRIMMMNKEKSNPLNKLKYLLLPPAVAVMVLLTTTSKAEVEQAAQSLVRSGAAQTAGTTASKGSGTSTGLLQEGLVYFVDGKRTDAGSVKSLDPNQIEKVDVLKGEKAQRLVAGGDVTGVVVITTKGGKDSAEAKALQEKINKVNTGAGGSASVSVESTSGVSGFFEAGKDALYFLNGKEISYQKMLAVDPGTITSIEVSKSTDAVEKYGEKGRNGVVHISTK; encoded by the coding sequence ATGCCGGCTGCTGTTCTTTACCTGCTCAAAGCTAACCTGGCGTTGCTGCTATTCTATGTGGCTTACAGGTTGCTGCTACGCCATCTCACCTTCTACACCTACAACAGGATTTACCTGCTGGCAGCCTTGCTGCTGTCGTCCTTGTTTCCGCTGCTCGACCTGTCTCCGCTTTATGCGCAGCCTTCGCAGTTGGGCGCAGAGCTACTCATCCTACTCCCCAACTGGCCCGCTGCCAGTGCTGCTACAGCGCAGGTACAGGAGCATGATTACTGGCAGTGGCTGCTGCTGGGCTATGGGGCAGGGGTGCTGGTGCTGCTGGGCAAGTTTATACTTGAGCTGGCGTCGCTGTGGCGTCTGCACCGCCATGCAGCCCCCAGCGTGTGGCAGGGGCAAACCTACCGGCAGTTGTCGGGGCAGGTTAGTCCCTTCTCTTTCTGGCACACCGTTTACCTGAACCCCCAACTGCACACCGAGCAGGAGCTGGAGGCGCTGCTGCTCCATGAGCAGGCGCACACACGGCAGCTGCACACGCTGGATGTGTTACTGGGGCAAATGGCAAAAGCAGTTTATTGGTGCAACCCGGCCGCCTGGCTCCTGCAGCAGGATATTCGCCAGAACCTGGAGTTTATCGCAGACCAGCAGGTGTTGCAGCGGGGCGTGCCTTCCAAAACATACCAATACAGCCTGGTGCGGGCAGGCTTGCTGCCTCCCGATAGCAACCTGGTCATGTGTTTCAGTTTCAACCATATAAAAAGCAGAATTATGATGATGAACAAAGAAAAGTCAAACCCACTGAACAAACTCAAGTACCTGCTGTTGCCACCGGCTGTGGCGGTAATGGTGCTCCTCACCACTACCTCGAAAGCCGAGGTGGAGCAGGCAGCGCAAAGCCTTGTCCGTAGTGGCGCCGCGCAAACCGCCGGCACAACTGCAAGTAAGGGTAGTGGCACATCCACTGGGCTGCTGCAGGAGGGGCTAGTCTACTTTGTAGACGGAAAGCGCACGGATGCCGGCAGCGTAAAGAGCCTGGACCCTAACCAGATTGAGAAGGTGGATGTGCTGAAAGGGGAAAAGGCGCAACGGCTTGTAGCAGGTGGAGACGTAACTGGTGTTGTGGTGATCACCACAAAGGGCGGTAAAGACTCAGCCGAAGCGAAAGCACTGCAGGAAAAAATCAATAAGGTTAACACAGGAGCGGGTGGCTCTGCCAGTGTCTCGGTTGAGAGCACCTCCGGGGTAAGCGGTTTTTTTGAGGCAGGCAAGGATGCCCTGTACTTCCTGAACGGCAAAGAAATCAGCTATCAGAAAATGCTCGCTGTGGACCCGGGAACCATCACCTCCATTGAGGTGTCTAAGAGCACCGATGCGGTAGAGAAGTACGGGGAGAAGGGCAGGAACGGCGTCGTGCATATTTCCACGAAATAA
- a CDS encoding BlaI/MecI/CopY family transcriptional regulator yields the protein MERLTQPEEEAMQVLWQLNGGFTKEILERLPEPKPPYTTLASTVKNLERKGYVQGEKLGNSYRYSPLVKAEDYRKEFMRSFVGSYFRNSYKDVVSFFAKEQKVSAEELKEIIAMIEKGKGG from the coding sequence ATGGAGCGATTAACACAACCCGAAGAAGAAGCCATGCAGGTGCTCTGGCAGCTAAATGGTGGCTTCACAAAAGAGATACTGGAAAGGCTGCCCGAGCCGAAGCCGCCGTACACCACCCTGGCTTCCACGGTTAAGAACCTGGAGCGCAAAGGCTATGTGCAGGGCGAGAAGCTGGGGAACTCTTACCGGTACTCCCCACTGGTAAAGGCAGAGGACTACCGGAAAGAGTTTATGCGCAGTTTTGTGGGCAGCTACTTCCGAAACTCCTACAAAGACGTGGTGTCTTTCTTTGCCAAAGAGCAAAAGGTCAGCGCTGAGGAGCTAAAAGAGATCATCGCGATGATCGAGAAAGGGAAGGGGGGCTGA
- a CDS encoding DUF3109 family protein, with protein MIVLQNTVISDDVRDQFFVCNIEKCKGACCVEGDLGAPLEEEELTILEESYAQIKPYMSETGLKAVEEQGLYIKDWEGDFSTPTIGNRECAYAIYDEDNSLKCAIEQAYYDGKISWKKPISCHLYPIRITKYDGFEALNYDRWGICSSACSFGQDLGVRVYQFLKEPLILKYGEDWYKELEQLMESEK; from the coding sequence ATGATAGTCCTTCAGAATACCGTAATCAGCGACGATGTGCGCGACCAGTTTTTTGTGTGTAATATTGAGAAGTGCAAAGGCGCCTGCTGTGTAGAAGGCGACCTGGGAGCACCTCTGGAAGAGGAAGAGCTGACGATACTGGAGGAAAGCTATGCGCAGATCAAGCCGTACATGTCTGAAACCGGGCTGAAGGCGGTGGAAGAGCAGGGGCTCTACATCAAGGATTGGGAAGGCGACTTTTCTACGCCTACCATCGGCAACCGGGAGTGCGCCTACGCCATCTATGACGAGGACAACAGCCTGAAGTGCGCCATTGAGCAGGCTTACTACGATGGGAAGATCAGCTGGAAGAAACCGATCTCCTGCCATCTGTACCCTATCCGCATTACCAAGTATGACGGCTTCGAAGCCCTGAACTATGACCGCTGGGGCATCTGCAGCTCCGCCTGTAGTTTTGGCCAGGACCTGGGCGTGCGCGTATATCAATTCCTGAAAGAGCCGCTTATCCTGAAGTACGGGGAGGATTGGTACAAGGAGCTGGAGCAACTGATGGAGAGTGAGAAGTAA
- a CDS encoding ankyrin repeat domain-containing protein yields MQYTRSYHVPKMKKFLLLLLLGGISQVGVAQTAPAKKAAPKTQKAQPAAKKPAAPQAKPVATASAKQLSPAPAPVIRRVWRTPAMDEAMYYYTSLDFQKAQDKFNEAARQGDHDAYYFLGRMQQYRELKYDSVVIDTLQQVQHAEKFFAANRDSARYYYQTALDSGSVLGHLGMAELMTLHTEDDKQRFLQHMRTAAMVIREKAVEGDAFCNRILGSMYYTGFGELQDYALAHNYLFRAAQANDAVSYTSLANLYLNGEGVGKDLEKAVYWLNKGVAAGDREAIYTLALLHEEGTLGEIKIDEARRLYRQAVAKGSVNAYEQLRYINETPNQKVVVAAVNRDPDMLKRAIAAGGDVNTQAVPNEYDANLQKRTPLMHAIYVPMLLEGYGVIYEPEVRLKTTSLLLANGADVNAQDLNGQTALHYVVRSSRIKTEFYEQEQVQLIDTLIANGANPNIKDNEGNTVLAQALHSTIGQHIGILELEKLLQAGADPNVQNNAGKTPLMLACEIDANFEIILALLQAGADASLKDSTGKAAIDYTKHENVQNILLASGSPRRQQ; encoded by the coding sequence ATGCAGTATACCAGATCATACCACGTGCCGAAAATGAAGAAGTTCCTGCTGTTGCTCCTGTTGGGCGGCATCAGCCAGGTAGGAGTGGCACAGACAGCCCCTGCCAAAAAAGCGGCGCCGAAGACACAGAAGGCGCAGCCGGCGGCGAAGAAGCCCGCCGCGCCCCAGGCAAAGCCGGTGGCCACGGCAAGCGCCAAGCAGCTTTCCCCGGCACCGGCGCCCGTTATCAGGCGGGTGTGGCGCACACCTGCCATGGATGAGGCCATGTATTATTATACCTCGCTGGACTTCCAGAAGGCGCAGGACAAGTTTAACGAGGCAGCCCGTCAGGGCGACCACGACGCTTACTATTTTCTGGGCCGCATGCAGCAGTACCGCGAGTTGAAGTATGATTCGGTGGTGATAGACACCCTGCAACAGGTGCAGCACGCCGAGAAGTTCTTCGCCGCCAACCGCGACTCTGCCCGCTACTACTACCAAACGGCGCTGGACAGCGGCAGCGTACTGGGGCACCTGGGCATGGCCGAGCTGATGACACTGCACACGGAAGACGATAAACAGCGCTTTTTGCAGCACATGCGCACGGCAGCCATGGTTATCCGGGAGAAGGCGGTAGAGGGCGATGCCTTCTGTAACCGCATCCTGGGCAGCATGTACTATACCGGCTTTGGGGAATTGCAGGACTATGCCCTGGCCCATAATTACCTGTTCCGTGCCGCGCAGGCCAATGATGCCGTTTCCTACACGTCCCTGGCCAACCTCTACCTGAACGGGGAGGGAGTGGGCAAAGACCTGGAGAAGGCCGTTTACTGGCTGAATAAAGGCGTTGCGGCCGGCGATCGGGAGGCGATTTATACCTTGGCGCTGCTTCACGAAGAAGGCACGCTGGGCGAGATTAAAATTGATGAGGCCCGCAGGCTCTACCGCCAGGCGGTGGCCAAGGGAAGCGTGAACGCCTATGAGCAGCTGCGCTACATAAACGAGACGCCAAACCAGAAAGTGGTGGTGGCCGCCGTGAACCGTGACCCCGACATGCTCAAGCGTGCCATAGCCGCCGGAGGCGATGTTAACACGCAGGCTGTGCCGAATGAGTATGATGCGAACCTGCAAAAGCGAACGCCGCTCATGCACGCGATTTATGTGCCGATGCTGCTGGAGGGCTATGGGGTAATTTACGAGCCGGAGGTGCGCCTGAAAACTACCAGCCTTCTCCTGGCTAACGGGGCGGACGTGAATGCGCAGGATTTAAACGGGCAGACGGCACTGCATTACGTTGTGCGAAGCTCCCGCATAAAAACAGAGTTCTACGAGCAGGAGCAGGTTCAGCTGATTGACACCCTTATCGCGAATGGCGCCAACCCAAACATCAAGGACAACGAAGGCAACACCGTGCTGGCGCAGGCCCTGCACTCCACCATCGGGCAGCATATTGGCATACTGGAGCTGGAGAAGCTGCTTCAGGCCGGCGCCGACCCAAATGTTCAGAATAATGCTGGCAAAACGCCGCTGATGCTGGCCTGTGAGATTGACGCCAACTTCGAGATTATACTTGCGCTGCTGCAGGCCGGTGCCGATGCCAGCCTGAAAGACAGCACCGGCAAGGCCGCCATAGACTATACCAAGCACGAAAACGTGCAGAACATACTACTGGCTTCCGGCTCGCCCAGGAGGCAGCAGTAA